A genomic segment from Streptomyces sp. NBC_00459 encodes:
- a CDS encoding sugar kinase — protein sequence MFVPSSRTSPHGPEVVCLGESMAVLGPVDASPLRRQTQLSLGVGGAESNVACGLVALGHRVAWVGRVGADPLGRRVLDELAGRGVDVSAVETDPERPTGVYFKDPAPDGTRTYYYRRDSAATLMGPGLARLPLLASARLLHVSGITAALSDSCAELLAALVVRRAVPGPLVSFDVNHRPALWRHRPAGAAPAALLDLARAADIVFVGRDEAEALWDTGKPEEIRDLLRPARVIVVKDAGHGATSYGADGTEIFVPTPASRVVERIGAGDAFAAGYLAALLEDRDAAEGLHLGHRMAAATLGTREDVPTAADRVELRRLFPPDV from the coding sequence GTGTTCGTTCCGTCTTCGCGTACCTCTCCTCATGGACCCGAGGTCGTCTGCCTCGGGGAGTCCATGGCCGTACTCGGTCCGGTGGACGCCTCGCCGCTCAGGCGGCAGACGCAGCTCTCGCTGGGTGTCGGTGGGGCCGAGTCCAATGTGGCCTGTGGGCTTGTCGCCCTTGGGCACCGGGTGGCCTGGGTGGGGCGGGTGGGGGCCGATCCTCTGGGGCGGCGTGTCCTCGACGAACTCGCCGGGCGGGGAGTCGACGTGTCCGCCGTCGAGACCGACCCCGAGCGGCCCACCGGCGTCTACTTCAAGGACCCCGCCCCCGACGGCACCCGCACCTACTACTACCGCCGCGACTCCGCCGCCACCCTCATGGGCCCCGGCCTGGCCCGGCTGCCCCTGCTGGCCTCGGCCCGCCTCCTGCACGTCTCCGGCATCACCGCCGCCCTCTCCGACAGCTGTGCCGAACTGCTCGCCGCCCTCGTCGTCCGGCGCGCGGTGCCCGGCCCCCTCGTCTCCTTCGACGTCAACCACCGGCCCGCCCTCTGGCGCCACCGCCCCGCCGGCGCGGCCCCCGCCGCCCTGCTGGACCTGGCCCGCGCCGCGGACATCGTCTTCGTCGGCCGCGACGAGGCCGAGGCCCTGTGGGACACCGGCAAACCCGAGGAGATCCGGGACCTGCTGCGCCCGGCCCGCGTGATCGTCGTCAAGGACGCCGGTCACGGAGCGACGTCGTACGGGGCGGACGGCACGGAGATCTTCGTGCCCACGCCCGCCTCCCGTGTCGTCGAACGGATCGGCGCGGGCGACGCCTTCGCCGCCGGGTATCTCGCGGCCCTGCTCGAAGATCGGGACGCCGCCGAGGGGCTGCATCTGGGGCACCGGATGGCTGCGGCTACCCTGGGCACCCGCGAGGACGTTCCCACCGCTGCGGACCGCGTTGAGCTGCGGAGACTATTCCCGCCGGACGTGTGA